aaaacaactttttagaTGTTTAATCACAAACAATCCCTTTAATGATCAGAATTAAGAATATGATGTGATGATATTATTGAGAGTTCCAATAGTAAGTACTCTAAAGTTTACACACTGTTTTAACCAGGAAGTTTTACGTTAGCTTATTAATGACttattattttgcaaaattgaGTTTATTTCGACAGAACGTTTACCATCAACTCAAATATTGTTACATAAAGCTATGATGTTTTAGTAACAaactacaaaacaaaaaagcgaatattttacgaaaaaaaagaaaccaatgTGAATGAAAACATGGCCATGCCTTGTTTagattatttatgaaatgaaaataacaaaagatGAATCAATCCACAACCTTATACCTGAAGAGAAATTGACTTTAAATCTGAAGTGTATTTCTATGTTGAAttaatgaaaatggaaaaaatagcATTGTTCTTAAAACTCTTGCAAATGGAGAGAGGTTTATgacataataataattataatttcaaacaTATTCCAATGAGGATCTTAATAAAGAATACATCGTCTTCAGATAATTTTGGTTCTATATCAGTGAACAAACAATTTCTTATCTCTGATTTAttagaattagaaaaaaaatcccgaattaaatcaaattgatcAATAACAGTACAAACTATTCCCCCAGGCAGAATCAAATACTTTTGTTAAATGTTCTGTTTTAAATGTTTCCAATTTATTGTCATCGAATAGTCCAATACCTATAACTATCCCGTATTCTTTATCTATGAAGTATATTAATTGGACTGTTTCAAAATCAGTCATAAGATCTTGCATATATGAaaacattaaatacattttcCGTGCAAGGACAGACATTCTTTCTTTTATTCGCCTTGTATGCTTGATTTTGGAACACCAACCATAAATGTCGTTGTTTATATAGTCAGAACGTTTTAAGGTCGCATGGTCAcgattgatttttaatatgttttccCCATTTTTGATAGTTACTAAAATGCCAAATTAAGCTTAGCTAATGttcaatcaaaatatgaatgcaaAGAAAATGGCTCAGAGAGGGGTCGTAATTGTTATGCCATAATCCAAAGGTTGGTGGTTTGATTCCTTATGTGGTCACTTGATGCTATAGTTGTTTCTTTATCTGAATTGTCTTAATCAACCCTGATACAATTGGATTTCTGCTTAAActgggcggggggggggggggggcgcgaCACTGCTATTTACTTACGTCTAATACGATTAATACTACGCCAACCGTATATAGGAACCGGCTCTATGTACATCTACTTCCATGACTCGGAGAAGGATTTaactttcaactaaaaatttaaGTAGAATTTTGTCGAGCTTCAAGTTAGAAACAAATTCACAGttctttgttttgtatacaTCGACCGTGTAAtcgttttgtttacatttaggttctatgataaaaaatatcctATTCAAAGCAGTAAGTTGAAGTTTTGTATATTCTGCCAATATACAGCCGATATAATAAGAAAACAGGtacgagctttgtttacatatcaaatggCTGTGATCAGTCTGTATTACTTATATCACGACAGCCTACATTTAAAGGTTACCCATGAAAGTACCCCAgtctttattgtattattaataatGAAACTAGAAAATACTCATCTCAATTTGCGACCATGTCTGTTTAAAGAGGCACAGGTAGCAAATGCATAAAGAGTTACTTTTCATAAGTCTAAGAAGATATGTACGCGTAAGTTGGATGAATTGACCAAGTAAACATTGGCATATCATACAGGATCTAAAAATAAATGCTTTCAATACTTTTATGCttcgataaaaataaatgtgtcacATGATGATTTGTACTTACGAAATTCGAAACTATCTAAACTAGGAAGTTTTATTAGAAATTTCTCCTAATCTTTTAAGCGTTTATCTACGCTCTAACATTGCGGAAGGGGTATCCCATTTTAAAGGGTAGGATGTATGagatttgttttatcaaaatattattattacgcttactttttgtaaaactgtaaaattgtctttaaaaagaCCATTGACCTGTTTAGAAGGGAACATCTGACTTCAATCAAAGTTTTTAATCTTTTCACATaagataaatgttttatatacatttatcttatatatttacatatgttttatgatattcttCAAGCATCAATTGATGGCTTGCCTTTCTTAAACAAAGATTAAAAGTCTACCTAGATCttgttattttttctatatcaGATTCTAACGATAACTTGTTTCCCAAATTTACAATATTACCTAAATCAATAGATCCATTCCGGTCATCAGTGTTTATTTAGTTATTCGATAGTAGTGACGTGGTTCGTTATTTGttgtttctatatttttatacttgGGAAATCCAGAGAATGTTGTTGATGTACGTATCAAAGATATAATCAAAGtcaagataaaaattaaatatccaccgtttatcatttcaaatattttgaaatgcccAACATATAGCTGCCGcgttttgttttggtttgttgttgttttttacgctagatttttacttttgttttcgTGTTTTCTATGTACCTGCAGGAACGACAACTCTAAGGGTGTACACAATATAACATTTGCGAGCATTTTTCATGGATTGTACTAAGTTGTCTTGATATAGACGAAAATTGATGAATAAGTATAACGGACTGTAACACATTAGgcatttcgggggggggggggggggggggggggttagcatCGAATGACGAAAATGAGGAATTTTATCtagatatttgtttgtttttacaattcattggatatatttaatttatgctGCCAAATTTTAGAGTGTGGTGGCGCAAATATGAGATTTAAACTAAGTGTCTTTTGTAGTATCTTATATAGGCAATGACATGCTATGAACGAGAATTTAAACAACTAAATGATCCTTCCATCGGTTAAAAATCGGTTTTAAAAACTTATGAAAAGCTCAGTCGGGTTAATTCAAGCCCTTCTTCTCTTTACACTTTTGACGAGTATCAGGAGAATGGGAATGGCTTGAATAATTAGTAAGAATGAAAATAGCTAAGCTTTTATAACATTCATTCTAATTAGGTCTTTCTACTTTTCAGAtaaaagaccttttgtattcttatgtttttttttccttctcttTTTTCCAGGATcagattttttatttctagagataataaaaaaaattattctctatGTTATTGACCAtaaaaagttatggtaccaaatgatcCTTTCCTTGATAATTCCtagaaatgcttgttatcgctactcctctaaATCCATAAGAGAGAAATACTTAGAACTTTTACCTATGTCTTCAGTACAGTTGTAGGGTTTTtagtgatcggcttcggccgatcactgttgtgtccatatgaggcatccggcaaatgcttccacgtgcgcacacattccgcttgcataagtagttcttataaaaacttgaagtttggtttagtatttatacaACATTTTACTCAgctttatttcaattcatttaccttaagcaAACACACATAAAAAACAGTTCAATTcaaaaatgcacattttgtctcacgcgtaagaatttcgatcgaaagattcattcagtaatgcagttgatctcgatgaactgacctcaatcattagaagatgctccatgaactgacctcgatctattgatgttgcataatataagttaggaagacggcttgatttataaacaaggttacgttataatgcgacctcaatagcaagttatgatggcattcaatgtttttcagtcgcattaaattattttgatataactctttctttgtatatgtatatacgtgttaatgctctttgaagagccctactcagtattctgaagaagaagaagaagaagaagaagaagaagaagaagaagaagaagatacattaacatttaataattacattaaaaatataaaactagacaaggagttcaTCAGTGACTATTTTAATATTGAATTGTTCAAAAGctaaaaactatataaataGAGTAATGACACATCATTCTTTGAAtgttatgaggtgatcaaatatggtCGAGCGTGATCAATTCTTTACTTGGTTTGAACACACCCGATCGTATATAATCGCCTCATAACACTCAAAGAATGTTTCCTTCTTCCTTTATACTTAAATacggttgtttttttttaaattttataaatgaaaacattaCTTTTATTATAAGGAAATAGTTTGATTATTccgtttgattttaaaattcacactCTTTTAGACGTCAAATTGAGAGACATGTGTCAAGAATAATAATTTCAGAAGAATAAAGTTGAGACAAAATAAGTTTATCAAATCAGTGATAATGACAAATTGCATTTTTCTGACCCTTATACAAACAAATATTTGCATGTCAGGTTGAACagtttatatgtatttaaaagtttgatccattgatttttttgtataaaaccAATTACATCGATTATAACTTTTTAACACTGATAGAGTGAGAAAATGTATTACCGGTACTCAATAGATCTGGTTTCATTTCATGGTTTCAACCGGTTTTCGGACATTGCAATTAAATACACGTATAGcatatattgtttacattacaagcattacaaagaattgtgagttctgtatctttCTTTAAACAGGATAACTGACGTTAAATTTCAGTTGCTCATTAGATATACTGTGgtacatattaaaaataaagaggTAATATTCACAAGGATATAAAAGTTATGTCCCTCTAAAGCGGAACATAAAGATTTAAGGAGGACTTTAAAAAAGATTCCAATTAAGTGATTTTAAAGGTTTACATTCCTTTTCTATCTGCCTAAAATTGATCGACAGATGAACGcacaaaaacaaacaagaggcccacaggcCTTCACGGTCACCAGAGTAACATAACCCATAGATGGACATGTTAGTCGAGAGattcatgtttgcattttagGCTTCAGTTTGAAATGTAAACCGTAATCTGTGATTCCTTTGTTACCCCACTTTTATTATTTGACGTGTAAACTTTTGGTAAAAAGAGACATACAGACCTTTAGTGGATAATTAATAATGCACAAAGCATGCAAACAGCTTATTTCTAAAAGCATACTACGCACAGGAATTAACGTTGATTTTCTAAAATACCACacatatttcaatattgcaAATTGAGACAGTTTGGTAAACAGTTCTACAACTGTCTATTTTATGAGAAGTCTCAACTGAAAATACTTAATCACCAGTGAATAAAGTTGTTTTTAATCAGCTTTAACATATTATTATCAAACCTGTTAAAGACTAAGTCAATTGCGATAATTTTGAAtcatatatttcagaaaaaatggCAAAGTAGTCAAAGAAACAAAGTTGGATCTCAGATGCTGTTGCTGTCATAAACAATTCATCAATCCTGTTTATCTTCCATGTGGTCATACAATCGATAACCGGTGTGTACACAGACAAAAACCGTGTGGAAAATGTCCAATCTGTAAAGAGTGTTTTAATGGAAAGGCAGAAAAAGCATTTCCTGAAAATTTATTTCTACAAAGATTAGCAGCTATCGCCCGATGTCGTAAATTTACTGCATTGCTTTCATCTAATCCGTCTTGTAATTTTGATGATCATGGGATTGATGCTGCGGCATCAGTCTTCTGCGCAGTGTGTAAATTTCGATTTTGTGAAAGATGCAAAGCGTTACATGATAAAATCCCAGAGGCAAGAAAGCATGAAATGTATTTTTcggaaaatgaagaaaaagaaaaggcTATCATTGAAAAAGGCAATTTGTGTAAATTTCATAATGGCAAGAAAATCAAATCTTGGTGTTTTGAATGCACACTTCTAGCTTGTGTTGACTGTTGCCCATGTAATCATGATCTAGTTGACATTTCAAAAGCTGCAAAGGATGCAAAAGACAAAGTCAtgcaaatttataaaaacttgGGTCAGACCATCACCACAATTAGAAAACAGCAAGAAATTATTAAGGGAAACGAAAAcgatttgaaatttgaaaatgatgACCACCCATCTGCAGCGCTTAGATTCAACGTAATAAAAGGCTCGGTCGATGATGTTTATCTCCAATGTTTTTACCTTCAtgatgaaataaagaaaatgcttgcatttgGGGGAGATATTGAACTGCTAaatgctttgaaatttttagttATTCAACATGAAAACATACATAAAACGTCGAGAAGTACAGAACCAAGACCAGAATCCTCAGTTTCCAGTGACCGATCTTCCAGCTCAAATCATGATTCATCGGCCTTAGATGAAAGACAAAGTTTAGCCTCAAACCAATTGATTGACACTTCCGTTACACTAGATTACCAAAACGAGATGTTCGATGGTGgatcacaaaaaataaaaaaaagagatgCTGTAGTGATAccagaaaataatgaaaatatatacatgaatgaGGTAAGTCTATTTGCAGGAATAAAGAACGATATAAGACATGACTTCAGAAGTAAGGCAACATTTACTCTATATTACTAAAAGGTAATTAGAAACTTaaatcgaaaaaaaacccattagaaGCCATTTGCTGATTACAATAAAACTTTTAAGACTCTATTTAAATGCCACCAGAGTCTTTATCTCAGTTTAAagcaatgtttttaaaaacaatcacTTTTTGCAGCTGACATATGAAGAAACAGAAGTACTAATGAGAAGACCATTTACTGATACCtccaaagaaattaccaaaaagCTTTGCGAGTTCGACACGGAAATGAGGATAACcggtaaaaataaactttttactgtggtttcaatattcgttgaataccaattttcgtggatttcgttgttaagttgatccacgaaattaaatgttcattgaagttcaatttcaactaacattttgtattgataggatcactGGCCACGgaattacgtatccttgaaactgtggttttcagaaaatccacgaaaattgataccaacgaaaattaatgaaaccacagtattcaaATCACGCAACAAAGATCACAATCTCCATAAGCTTCAAATGACACATGTTAATAACCTTTACTGAAACATTTCATATTCATTAGATACAAAAGTTGACTTACATTTACTGGAATATTTCAGGAATGACTTTGTTGGATGACACAATAATGATAACAAGCCGAAGTGCAGGATTGTGTGCTGGGTATGAGCTTTCTGGACAACGGAAATGGACAATAACTGAAAACCTGAACGGTCCTTTCGATTTAGATTCATTTCATTCGGATAATAAGAAACAATACTTATTCATTACCGATCCTGGAAAAACAGGTAAGTAACAAAATGGGcagggtcacaattttggtaaaacaTTATTGTGCCggttttaatgtttacattgtttCAGTATTGCATTTATATTAGTCAACCAAAATCTGAGTCTCCGTCATCTTgttatgagcaagatacagagcttacaaatatttgttatgtaaacaaagcttatcatatgtttttatttacattttgaatagaGGAAAGACAATTCAATTCttaaataaatgtgataaaCACTAGGATTAGATTTTTTATGCTCACAACGAGATGGAAGACAGAAAAATCAGATTGAAAAAAGATTTCTACTGGTATTTTGAACCAAAGTAGTCAAAAACAGGACACATGCTGTGTTTACATCACAAAGAAGCGTGAGCTCTGTTGCTTATATCCCTTCgattgacattcaaattttggaagagttgcatttttaaagcacTGTAAGCCAAAAAatagacaaataaaatttgaacaaaatcgtgaccatgcccatttaaatttttcaaatgttgtACATAATCATATTCTTTGAATTATTGATTGATATCAATTACTTTACGTctatttaaaaactatttaagatagcaataaaatcaatatattttatttaatttcgaGTAGATGAATCAAGAAGTGAAGTAAAGGTGTACACGAGGAAAAAGAACGACAGATACGCGCATTTAACTTGTTTTACGAATCAGTGTGTACAACCTCgaggtgtgtgtgtgtatgcAGGGAGGGTTTACATATGTGAGCCCCAATGTCATAGAGTGACAGAGTATCAGATATGTAAAGACTTTAAAGGGAAAATAGTCAAAACATACAACGAACAAAATGTTCTCAAAGAACCTATGTACGTATCAGCTCAAATTCTAAACGAGAAGATAGTTATGATAATCTCAGACAAAGAGATGGGTGTGAAGCGACTGGAAAAGGGAGGAAGCGGTTCAGACAGTCCTGGTTGGGCAGTTAACGATGAAAAATCTTTTACACCATCAAAATGTGCCATTACCAAACAGGTAGGTCGTGAGGTATTTGTTGGTAATGCCGCGGGCCGAAAGATCCACCTAATTAATTTTGAGCCCAGACAAATTAGCCACAGAGAATACAGTTTGGAAGATGTTAGTAGGCCTGTGGCTATCTCTGTTACTGGTCAAGGACGGATTGTAGTGGCATGTAAAGACGGAACTGTTTTGTCATATGAAATGAAGGAAGCTGAAGAAATGACAGAATTTGCAAAATCCAAATTCAGTGAGGAAGAAAATCCTTATGAGTTGTTATAGATATATAGtatattatattgaaataaCAAATGTTGGTTATGTCTTACCCAAACTGCGTTGTTCATGTTATACATAACCAGGATTTAAAggaaatatatacattgtatcatgTCGAGTGTAGCAGTAGTAAAAACAATCGAATATGCTTGGACAGAAAATTAATCGAATATGGTGACCTCCTCAACAACCATTGCTCTACCATAAAgaccaaaaaaatcaaatagccCGTCGGGGAACATTTTAATATGAGGGGTCACAAATGGGAAGACATGACAGTGGTGTTTATTGACCACAATCCACATTGGGCAGACGCGGAGAGGAAAAGCAAAGAAAAGTTCTGGATGCACAGACTCAAATCATTCAGACCTGATGTCACGAACAAGCAAATGGATTCCATTGAGATGAACGTCTCATA
This genomic window from Magallana gigas chromosome 5, xbMagGiga1.1, whole genome shotgun sequence contains:
- the LOC105341929 gene encoding uncharacterized protein, whose amino-acid sequence is MYFSENEEKEKAIIEKGNLCKFHNGKKIKSWCFECTLLACVDCCPCNHDLVDISKAAKDAKDKVMQIYKNLGQTITTIRKQQEIIKGNENDLKFENDDHPSAALRFNVIKGSVDDVYLQCFYLHDEIKKMLAFGGDIELLNALKFLVIQHENIHKTSRSTEPRPESSVSSDRSSSSNHDSSALDERQSLASNQLIDTSVTLDYQNEMFDGGSQKIKKRDAVVIPENNENIYMNELTYEETEVLMRRPFTDTSKEITKKLCEFDTEMRITGMTLLDDTIMITSRSAGLCAGYELSGQRKWTITENLNGPFDLDSFHSDNKKQYLFITDPGKTDESRSEVKVYTRKKNDRYAHLTCFTNQCVQPRGVCVYAGRVYICEPQCHRVTEYQICKDFKGKIVKTYNEQNVLKEPMYVSAQILNEKIVMIISDKEMGVKRLEKGGSGSDSPGWAVNDEKSFTPSKCAITKQVGREVFVGNAAGRKIHLINFEPRQISHREYSLEDVSRPVAISVTGQGRIVVACKDGTVLSYEMKEAEEMTEFAKSKFSEEENPYELL